A single region of the Blattabacterium cuenoti genome encodes:
- the ruvB gene encoding Holliday junction branch migration DNA helicase RuvB: protein MSFFLEGSLNPKKIQDFVGQNDLLENLKIFIQAARKRKDALDHILFHGPPGLGKTTLAHIVANELCVNITVTSGSVLDKPGDLAGLLIHLKLNDVIFIDEIHRLSPIVEEYLYSAMENYKIDIIINSGSNARSVQIDLSPFTLIGATTRSGLLTAPMRSRFGINLRLSYYEKKLLKDIVHRSAKLLNIPITEDASYEIANRSRGTPRIANALLRRIRDFAQIKGNGIIDINICDLGLQALNVDQYGLDEMDHRILLSIIDNFKGGPVGINTIATAISENSDTIEEVYEPFLIQEGYLVRTPRGRKVTNLAYKHLKQNFKK from the coding sequence GTGTCATTTTTTTTAGAAGGATCTTTGAATCCAAAAAAAATTCAAGATTTTGTTGGTCAAAATGATCTATTGGAAAATTTAAAAATTTTTATTCAAGCTGCTAGAAAAAGAAAAGATGCCTTAGATCATATTTTGTTTCATGGACCTCCTGGGCTTGGAAAAACTACACTAGCTCATATTGTAGCTAATGAATTATGCGTTAATATAACAGTAACTTCCGGATCTGTTTTAGATAAACCAGGAGATTTAGCTGGATTACTTATTCATTTAAAATTAAATGATGTTATTTTTATTGATGAAATTCATCGTCTTTCTCCAATAGTTGAAGAATATTTGTATTCTGCTATGGAAAATTACAAAATAGACATTATTATAAATTCTGGATCTAACGCAAGATCAGTACAAATAGATTTATCTCCTTTTACTTTAATAGGAGCAACTACGAGATCTGGATTACTCACCGCACCTATGCGTTCTAGATTTGGAATCAATCTTCGTCTTAGTTATTATGAAAAAAAATTATTAAAAGATATCGTTCATCGAAGCGCAAAATTACTAAATATTCCAATAACGGAAGATGCTTCCTATGAAATTGCCAATAGAAGTCGTGGCACTCCACGTATAGCTAACGCTTTACTTCGAAGAATTCGTGATTTTGCGCAAATAAAAGGAAATGGAATTATTGATATAAACATATGTGATTTAGGGTTGCAAGCTCTAAATGTAGATCAATATGGATTAGATGAAATGGATCATAGAATACTTTTGTCTATTATAGATAACTTTAAAGGAGGCCCTGTAGGAATTAATACTATAGCAACAGCTATTAGTGAAAATTCAGATACAATAGAAGAAGTTTATGAACCTTTTCTTATACAAGAAGGATACCTAGTTAGAACGCCTAGAGGAAGAAAAGTTACTAATTTAGCTTATAAACATCTAAAACAAAATTTTAAAAAATAA
- a CDS encoding carboxy terminal-processing peptidase, producing MVNQQIKKLKYIIIGFIFIFLLSSCSPLEEQEKHRILLKIIYKTLDFLHTKPIPINNNFSKKVYNKYFEKLDNQKRFFMQKDIEDFCLYKEKIDDFWINGDPTFFNIIIRRFYKRIKEVESICSQILKIPFNFNKKEIYVLGKEELFYPKNKKKWIEKWRKHLKYLTLLEIINFIKQKKLNILKQKIWKNAFLHEEKKSRKKVEEYIKEYFRKLKIKKESHWFSMYVNTIISQYDPHTSYLSPKDKEIFYLNISGETEGIGIELQDDKGLATVVKLIVGGPAWKSKKIEIGDKIIRVAKDLNSESKNIVGMLLENYIRLIKGKKGSKVKLTIQKKNGSIEEVILTRDIIEKKEIFAKSVIILDNKNKYGLICLPEFYFNPENKNGRNAAKDIKHIIQELKKEKIKGIILDLRNNGGGSLETVIKIAGFFLGKVPIVQIGRYNNKKKILKNNDHQILWKGPIVVIVNELSASASEIFAAAIADYKRGIIVGSSQTYGKGTVQTIYPLNRFLFYNEELGALKITVNKFYRINGNSTQLKGVNSDIVIPNYTSNILLNFMEKNQKNSMKWDYVDPIPFHYCNNNLENIKYKSIKRIKKNKNIMTIYKIIESIQSLEKQFSNRKQFSLNWKEFYYDNLKIKKRNENFYQLINYLNIYGLRAFPISYKIILNTKKLEFKEQLEWKKNLKKDYSVSECVNILRDFNEAS from the coding sequence ATTGTGAATCAACAAATAAAAAAACTTAAATACATAATAATTGGTTTCATTTTTATTTTTTTATTGAGTTCTTGTTCTCCATTAGAAGAACAAGAAAAACATCGTATTCTACTAAAAATAATATATAAAACACTTGATTTTTTACATACGAAACCCATTCCTATTAATAATAATTTTTCAAAAAAAGTATATAATAAATATTTTGAAAAATTAGATAATCAAAAACGTTTTTTTATGCAAAAAGATATAGAAGATTTTTGTTTATATAAAGAAAAAATAGATGATTTTTGGATTAATGGTGATCCTACTTTTTTTAATATTATTATTAGACGTTTTTATAAAAGAATAAAAGAAGTGGAATCCATATGTTCTCAAATATTAAAAATACCTTTTAATTTTAATAAAAAAGAAATATATGTCCTTGGGAAAGAGGAATTATTTTATCCAAAAAATAAAAAAAAATGGATTGAAAAATGGAGAAAACATTTAAAATATTTGACTTTATTAGAAATAATAAATTTTATAAAACAAAAAAAATTAAATATTTTAAAACAAAAAATTTGGAAAAATGCATTCCTTCATGAAGAAAAAAAATCAAGAAAAAAAGTGGAAGAATATATAAAGGAATATTTTAGAAAATTAAAAATAAAAAAAGAATCCCATTGGTTTTCTATGTATGTGAATACAATAATTTCACAATATGATCCTCATACTAGTTATTTATCTCCTAAGGATAAAGAAATTTTTTATTTAAACATATCGGGAGAAACAGAAGGAATAGGGATTGAATTGCAAGATGATAAAGGATTAGCTACAGTAGTAAAACTTATTGTTGGTGGTCCTGCATGGAAAAGCAAAAAAATAGAAATAGGAGATAAAATTATACGAGTAGCAAAAGATCTAAATTCAGAATCTAAAAATATTGTAGGGATGTTGTTAGAAAATTATATTCGTTTGATAAAAGGTAAAAAAGGAAGCAAAGTAAAATTAACCATTCAGAAAAAAAATGGATCCATAGAAGAAGTAATACTTACTAGAGATATCATAGAAAAAAAAGAAATTTTTGCAAAAAGTGTTATCATATTGGATAATAAAAATAAATATGGTTTAATTTGTTTACCAGAATTTTATTTTAATCCTGAAAATAAGAATGGAAGAAATGCTGCTAAGGATATAAAACATATTATTCAAGAATTAAAAAAAGAAAAAATAAAAGGTATTATTCTAGATCTAAGAAACAATGGAGGGGGCTCTTTGGAGACTGTAATAAAAATTGCTGGTTTTTTTTTAGGAAAAGTTCCTATAGTACAAATAGGAAGATATAATAACAAAAAAAAGATACTAAAAAATAATGATCATCAAATATTATGGAAAGGTCCGATTGTAGTTATTGTGAATGAACTATCAGCTTCTGCTTCTGAAATTTTTGCTGCAGCTATAGCAGATTATAAAAGAGGAATTATTGTTGGAAGTAGTCAAACATATGGAAAGGGGACAGTACAAACTATTTATCCATTAAATAGATTTTTATTTTACAATGAAGAATTAGGGGCTTTAAAAATTACCGTTAATAAATTTTATCGTATAAATGGAAATTCTACCCAATTAAAAGGAGTTAACTCAGATATTGTTATTCCAAATTATACAAGTAATATATTATTAAATTTTATGGAAAAAAATCAAAAAAATTCTATGAAATGGGATTATGTAGATCCTATTCCGTTTCATTATTGTAATAATAATTTAGAAAATATTAAGTATAAAAGCATAAAAAGAATAAAAAAAAATAAAAATATAATGACTATTTATAAAATCATAGAATCCATACAATCATTAGAAAAACAATTTTCGAATAGAAAACAATTTTCTTTAAATTGGAAAGAATTTTATTATGATAATTTAAAAATAAAAAAAAGAAACGAAAATTTTTATCAATTAATAAATTATTTGAATATATATGGATTACGAGCTTTTCCTATTTCTTATAAAATTATTTTAAATACAAAAAAATTGGAATTTAAAGAACAATTAGAATGGAAAAAAAATTTAAAAAAAGATTATTCTGTGTCAGAATGTGTTAATATATTGCGTGATTTTAATGAAGCCTCATAA
- the purB gene encoding adenylosuccinate lyase, translating to MKEYKNPLIERYSSKEMLYNFSPKKKFTTWRKLWFYLAEIQKELGLNISEEQIHDLKYHLYDIDWNRVSFYEKKFRHDVMAHLYAFGDKATIAKPIIHLGATSAFLGDNTDIILIRDGLKILLKKLINVIFRIRNFTLEYHNIPTLAFTHYQPAQLTTVGKRSALWIHSLLLDLEELEFRLKNIHFRGVKGTVGSAASFKELFNGDLQKIKYLEKKLSNKFGFKNVFPITGQTYDRKVDSQILNLLSNISQSSHKFSNDLRLLQNLKEMEEPFEEEQIGSSAMAYKRNPIRSERMASLAKYVISLSNSSAMVAATQWLERTLDDSANRRLVIGQSFLSTDAILMIWNNIFENIVIYPKIIENHIKEELPFLITEYLIVECVKNGADRQEIHERIRIHSMKTNSKIKLEGKKNDFIQRILQDKKIPINEKKMSKILNPKKFIGFSSDQTLEFIDTKVNPILNKFHHLIDSDISNMDRQV from the coding sequence GTGAAAGAATATAAGAATCCTTTAATAGAACGATATAGTAGTAAAGAAATGTTATATAATTTTTCTCCAAAGAAAAAGTTTACGACTTGGAGAAAATTATGGTTCTATTTAGCAGAAATACAAAAGGAATTAGGATTAAATATTAGCGAAGAACAAATTCATGATTTAAAATATCATTTATATGATATTGATTGGAATAGGGTTTCTTTTTATGAAAAAAAATTTCGTCATGATGTAATGGCTCATTTATATGCTTTTGGAGATAAGGCTACTATAGCTAAACCTATCATTCATTTAGGTGCTACAAGTGCTTTTTTAGGAGATAATACTGATATTATTTTGATTCGTGATGGATTAAAAATTTTGCTAAAAAAATTGATCAATGTCATTTTTCGAATTAGAAATTTTACTTTAGAATATCATAATATCCCTACTTTAGCCTTTACACATTATCAGCCTGCTCAATTAACTACTGTAGGAAAACGTTCTGCTTTGTGGATACATAGTTTACTTCTAGATTTAGAAGAACTAGAATTTAGATTAAAAAATATTCATTTTAGAGGAGTAAAAGGAACTGTAGGTTCAGCTGCTAGCTTCAAAGAATTATTTAATGGAGATTTACAAAAAATAAAATATTTAGAAAAAAAATTATCTAATAAATTTGGATTTAAAAATGTTTTTCCTATTACAGGACAAACTTACGATAGAAAAGTTGATTCTCAAATATTAAACTTATTATCCAATATTTCTCAGTCTTCTCATAAATTTAGTAATGATTTGCGTTTATTGCAAAATTTAAAAGAAATGGAAGAACCTTTTGAAGAAGAACAAATTGGATCTAGTGCTATGGCTTATAAACGTAATCCTATCCGTAGTGAACGAATGGCTTCTTTAGCAAAGTATGTCATTTCTTTGTCCAATAGTTCAGCAATGGTTGCAGCTACTCAATGGTTGGAACGTACTTTAGATGATTCTGCCAATAGAAGATTGGTTATAGGACAATCATTTTTATCTACGGATGCAATTTTAATGATTTGGAATAATATATTTGAAAATATAGTTATTTATCCTAAAATAATTGAAAATCATATTAAAGAAGAACTTCCATTTTTAATTACTGAATATCTAATTGTAGAATGTGTAAAAAATGGAGCTGATAGACAAGAAATTCATGAAAGAATACGAATTCATTCTATGAAAACAAATTCAAAGATAAAATTAGAAGGAAAAAAAAATGATTTTATTCAACGTATTTTACAAGATAAAAAAATACCAATTAATGAAAAAAAAATGAGTAAAATTCTCAATCCTAAAAAATTTATAGGTTTTTCTTCAGATCAAACTTTGGAATTTATTGATACAAAAGTTAATCCAATATTAAATAAATTTCATCATTTAATTGATTCTGACATATCTAATATGGATAGACAAGTTTAA
- the surE gene encoding 5'/3'-nucleotidase SurE yields the protein MNKKPIILVTNDDGIIAPGIRALVHTMNSLGEVYVIAPNKPQSGVGHAITMDTVLFCDSIKIDNGNQKEWECSGTPVDCIKLAINEILPRKPDICVSGINHGSNSSINVMYSGTISAVIEASIEGIPSVGFSLLDFDWDADFEPSKKYVCKIVKKIINNPIPDKIISLNVNIPKLKKEKIKGVKICRQSESKWKESFYKRYNPKGRTYYWLVGDFVNFDKRVDTDEWALKNGYISIVPIQFDLTNYPILNILKSWNFLLFIFGYTLFEFN from the coding sequence ATGAATAAAAAACCAATTATTTTAGTAACAAATGATGACGGTATTATAGCACCAGGAATTAGAGCGCTAGTTCATACGATGAATTCTTTAGGAGAGGTGTATGTTATAGCACCAAATAAACCTCAATCTGGAGTTGGACATGCAATAACTATGGATACCGTATTGTTTTGTGATTCTATAAAAATTGATAATGGAAATCAAAAAGAATGGGAATGTTCCGGAACACCGGTAGATTGTATAAAATTAGCTATTAATGAAATTCTTCCAAGAAAACCTGATATTTGTGTATCAGGAATTAATCATGGATCAAATTCTTCCATAAATGTCATGTATTCTGGAACAATATCAGCTGTAATAGAGGCTAGTATAGAAGGTATTCCATCTGTTGGATTTTCTCTTTTGGATTTTGATTGGGATGCTGATTTTGAACCTTCAAAAAAATATGTATGTAAAATTGTAAAAAAAATTATTAATAATCCTATTCCAGATAAAATAATTAGTCTAAATGTGAATATTCCAAAATTGAAAAAAGAAAAAATAAAAGGAGTTAAAATATGCAGACAGTCAGAATCTAAATGGAAAGAAAGTTTTTATAAACGATATAATCCAAAAGGAAGAACTTATTATTGGTTAGTAGGAGATTTTGTAAATTTTGATAAAAGGGTAGATACAGATGAATGGGCATTAAAAAATGGATATATATCTATTGTTCCTATTCAATTTGATTTAACTAATTATCCTATATTAAATATTTTAAAATCCTGGAATTTTTTATTATTTATATTTGGATATACATTATTTGAATTTAATTAA
- a CDS encoding adenylosuccinate synthase has protein sequence MPSNVIVGLQWGDEGKGKITDLLSKNSDYVIRYQGGNNSGHSIHINNRYFILHLIPSGVIYPYVKCIVGPGVVIDPKCFIQEIKNLESMKINTSKIFLAKRAHLTMPYHRLLDQYKEEYLGKRSIGTTHRGIGPTYEDKIARMGIRALDLLNLKNFYKKLKWNIFFKNEIITKVYKKNPIDFESIYEEYIEYAKILFDRIIDAVYEIHYAFYHEKKILFEGAQATLLDINYGTYPYVTTSSASTGGVCIGSGIPPNFLKNFIGVAKAYCTRVGFGPFPTEIKNGICDIIRKKGNEYGSTTRRPRRCGWLDLIALKYSCMINGINYLIFTKLDVLSELEVIKVCIKYEFRGKIIKKFPANIEEKDIIKGIYIDLPGWEQDIYNINEYENLPKNCKKYIRFIENYLKLEILLISVGSERNQNIIKNKFLFNNIFF, from the coding sequence ATGCCTTCAAATGTGATTGTTGGTCTCCAATGGGGTGACGAGGGAAAAGGGAAAATCACAGATTTGCTTTCTAAAAATTCAGATTATGTAATTCGTTATCAAGGAGGAAATAATTCTGGTCATTCTATTCATATTAATAATCGTTATTTTATTCTTCATTTAATTCCTTCTGGAGTTATTTATCCTTATGTAAAATGTATTGTTGGACCTGGAGTAGTTATTGATCCAAAGTGTTTTATTCAAGAAATAAAAAATTTAGAATCAATGAAAATTAATACTTCTAAAATTTTTTTAGCAAAAAGAGCACACCTTACTATGCCTTATCATCGTTTACTAGATCAATATAAAGAAGAATATTTAGGAAAAAGATCAATTGGTACTACCCATCGTGGAATAGGCCCAACTTATGAAGACAAAATAGCACGTATGGGAATACGTGCATTAGATTTATTGAATCTAAAAAATTTTTACAAAAAATTAAAATGGAATATATTTTTCAAAAATGAGATTATTACAAAAGTTTATAAAAAAAATCCTATTGATTTTGAATCTATATATGAAGAATATATAGAATATGCAAAAATTCTTTTTGATCGTATTATAGACGCAGTCTATGAAATTCATTATGCTTTTTATCATGAAAAAAAAATTTTATTTGAAGGAGCTCAAGCTACATTATTGGATATTAACTATGGAACATATCCATATGTGACAACTTCTTCTGCTTCTACAGGAGGTGTATGTATAGGATCTGGAATTCCTCCTAATTTTTTAAAAAATTTTATAGGAGTAGCAAAAGCATATTGTACACGTGTTGGTTTTGGACCTTTTCCTACAGAAATTAAAAATGGAATATGTGATATTATACGAAAAAAAGGAAATGAGTATGGCTCAACGACAAGACGTCCAAGAAGATGTGGATGGTTAGATTTGATTGCTCTTAAATATTCTTGTATGATTAATGGAATTAATTACTTAATTTTTACAAAATTGGATGTTTTAAGCGAATTAGAAGTTATTAAAGTGTGCATAAAATACGAATTTCGTGGAAAAATTATTAAAAAATTTCCAGCAAATATAGAAGAAAAAGATATTATAAAAGGGATTTATATAGATTTACCTGGTTGGGAACAAGACATATATAACATTAATGAATACGAAAATTTACCAAAAAATTGTAAAAAATATATTAGATTTATTGAAAATTATCTAAAATTAGAAATTTTATTAATTTCTGTAGGTTCTGAAAGGAATCAGAATATCATTAAAAATAAATTTTTATTTAATAATATTTTTTTTTAA
- the gyrA gene encoding DNA gyrase subunit A has translation MSEEEKLISINIEDEMKSSYIDYSMSVIVSRALPDARDGLKPVHRRVLYGMFQLGIFSNSSYKKSARIVGEVLGKYHPHGDISVYDTMVRMAQKWILRYPLIDGQGNFGSLDYDPPAAMRYTEVRMKRISEEMLLDIKKETVDMQLNFDDSLEEPTVLPTRIPNLLINGSSGIAVGMATNIPPHNLRETINAICAYIDNNNDLSIEQIMKYIKAPDFPTGGIIYGYDGVKNAFHTGRGRIVLRAKVHLEEIQGRQCIIVDEIPYQVNKADMIARTVELMKEGKMEGIYQIRDESDRNGLRIVYILKQKTNSNILLNKLFQYTSLQTYFNVNNIALVNGKPVQLNIKDFIQHFVNHRHHVIIRRTKYELKKCQDRVHILMGFLKILNHLDIMIQLIKKSHTHYEASNRLIKKFNISKNQSKSILDMRLQSLTSLELDKLKKEHDELVKKIEFFQNILVQYSIRTKIIKEELLDIKKKYQDPRRTQIDYSGNKVNIEDLIENEQVVLTITHAGYIKRTSLSEYKRQGRGGVGNRGATARESDYFKHLLIATNHQYMLFFTEKGKCFWLRVYEIPEGSKISKGRAIQNIIHLQQNDKVNAYILTGDLTNKKYVKDYYVMMVTKKGFIKKTSLENYSRPRKDGINAIVIRKGDSLLEAILTKGDSHVFIAVKSGRIIRFSENKVRSTGRTSSGVIGIHFTIKEDIVIGMICVEGKEKGHILVVSKKGFGKRSNIKDYRITNRGGKGIKTINITQKTGNLISIKYVTSQDDLMIIKKSGIIIRISVSDIRVMGRTTQGVRLINLKKNDAIADVAKVYKPIIL, from the coding sequence ATGAGTGAAGAAGAAAAATTGATATCCATAAATATTGAAGATGAAATGAAATCATCTTATATAGATTATTCTATGTCTGTTATTGTATCTAGGGCACTTCCTGATGCTAGAGATGGATTAAAACCTGTACATAGAAGAGTACTTTATGGAATGTTTCAATTAGGAATTTTTTCTAATAGTTCTTATAAAAAATCTGCTCGTATTGTTGGAGAAGTATTAGGAAAATATCATCCACATGGAGATATTTCTGTTTACGATACTATGGTTCGTATGGCTCAAAAATGGATACTTCGTTATCCATTAATAGATGGACAGGGAAATTTTGGATCATTAGATTACGATCCTCCTGCAGCTATGCGTTATACAGAAGTTAGAATGAAAAGAATATCTGAGGAAATGTTGTTAGATATAAAAAAAGAAACGGTAGATATGCAATTAAATTTTGATGATTCTTTAGAAGAACCTACCGTTTTACCAACACGAATTCCTAATCTTCTTATTAATGGATCTTCTGGAATTGCAGTAGGAATGGCTACGAATATTCCACCTCATAATTTAAGAGAAACAATAAACGCTATTTGTGCTTACATAGATAATAACAATGATTTATCTATTGAACAAATTATGAAATATATTAAAGCTCCAGATTTCCCTACAGGAGGAATTATTTACGGTTATGATGGAGTTAAAAATGCTTTTCATACTGGAAGAGGACGTATTGTTTTACGTGCAAAAGTTCATTTAGAAGAAATTCAGGGTAGACAATGTATTATTGTAGATGAAATACCTTATCAAGTAAATAAAGCGGATATGATAGCTAGAACTGTAGAATTAATGAAAGAAGGAAAAATGGAAGGAATTTATCAAATTAGAGATGAATCGGATAGAAATGGATTACGTATTGTCTATATTCTTAAACAAAAAACAAATTCTAATATACTATTGAATAAATTATTTCAATACACATCTTTACAAACTTATTTTAATGTCAATAATATAGCATTAGTAAACGGGAAGCCAGTTCAATTAAATATAAAGGATTTTATTCAACATTTTGTAAATCATAGACATCATGTTATTATTCGTAGAACAAAATATGAATTAAAAAAGTGTCAAGATCGTGTTCATATTTTGATGGGTTTTTTAAAAATATTAAATCATTTAGATATTATGATTCAATTAATCAAAAAATCTCATACCCATTATGAAGCTTCTAATAGATTGATAAAAAAATTTAATATATCAAAAAATCAATCTAAATCTATTTTAGATATGCGATTACAAAGTCTTACTTCTTTAGAGTTAGATAAGCTTAAAAAGGAACATGACGAATTAGTAAAAAAAATAGAATTTTTTCAAAATATTTTAGTACAATATTCTATAAGAACAAAAATTATCAAAGAAGAACTTTTAGATATCAAAAAAAAATATCAAGATCCACGTAGAACACAGATTGATTATTCAGGTAATAAAGTAAATATAGAAGATTTAATTGAAAACGAACAAGTAGTTCTTACTATTACTCATGCTGGTTATATTAAAAGAACATCCTTATCAGAGTATAAACGACAAGGACGAGGTGGAGTAGGAAATAGAGGAGCTACTGCTAGAGAATCAGACTATTTTAAACATTTGCTTATAGCGACCAATCATCAATATATGCTTTTTTTTACAGAAAAAGGAAAATGTTTTTGGTTAAGGGTATATGAAATTCCAGAAGGATCCAAAATTTCTAAAGGAAGGGCTATACAAAACATTATTCATCTTCAACAAAATGATAAAGTAAATGCTTACATATTAACTGGAGATCTTACTAATAAAAAATATGTTAAAGATTATTACGTGATGATGGTTACTAAAAAAGGTTTTATTAAAAAAACTTCTTTAGAAAACTACTCTCGTCCAAGAAAAGATGGAATTAATGCTATCGTGATTCGTAAAGGAGATTCTTTATTAGAAGCTATTTTAACTAAAGGAGATAGTCATGTTTTTATTGCTGTAAAAAGTGGAAGAATAATTCGTTTTTCAGAAAATAAAGTTCGTTCAACTGGAAGAACTTCTTCTGGAGTGATAGGAATTCATTTTACAATAAAGGAGGATATAGTGATTGGAATGATATGTGTAGAAGGAAAAGAAAAAGGACATATATTGGTAGTTTCTAAAAAAGGATTTGGAAAAAGATCTAATATAAAAGATTATCGTATCACTAATCGTGGGGGAAAAGGAATAAAAACAATAAACATTACTCAAAAAACAGGAAATTTAATATCTATAAAATATGTTACAAGTCAAGATGATTTGATGATTATTAAAAAATCAGGAATTATTATACGTATATCTGTATCAGATATACGAGTTATGGGGAGAACGACTCAAGGAGTTAGATTAATAAATTTAAAAAAAAACGATGCAATAGCTGATGTTGCCAAAGTTTATAAACCTATTATATTATGA